From the genome of Methyloprofundus sedimenti, one region includes:
- a CDS encoding IS3 family transposase (programmed frameshift) produces the protein MSKRKSYTTEFKHEAASLVLDQAYSINDACEAMGVGTTAMRRWVTQLKEERHGVTPKGSRAITSDQQKIQDLEAQIKKLTREKEIFKKGFSSLNIGRVSILMLIDELREQYKQCELLQTFEMSRSSYNYHRKHANKADPERDRLKSKVIALHEASRSSAGSRTLSAQLKQQGESVGRFKTRSLMQEAELTSKQPGAHRYKVAEKPSNIADNHLNREFSTELANQVWCGDVTYIWSGTGWIYLALVIDLNARRIVGWACSTSPDSVLTTRALKLAYAARGEPKNLMFHSDQGCHYTSKVFQQQLSEYEIKQSMSRRGNCWDNAPMERCFRSFKSEWMPKTFYSSYEQAEKDIMQYIKYYNSFRVHSYNNYLTPIQAEKEAA, from the exons ATGAGTAAACGAAAAAGTTATACAACAGAATTTAAACATGAAGCGGCCAGTCTGGTATTAGATCAGGCATATTCCATAAATGATGCTTGCGAAGCTATGGGCGTTGGAACTACAGCAATGCGCCGTTGGGTCACTCAATTAAAAGAAGAGCGTCATGGTGTTACGCCAAAAGGAAGCCGAGCGATTACTTCTGATCAGCAAAAGATTCAAGACCTGGAAGCCCAAATAAAGAAATTAACAAGGGAAAAAGAAATTT TTAAAAAAGGCTTCAGCTCTCTTAATATCGGACGTGTATCAATTTTAATGCTAATTGATGAGTTAAGAGAGCAATACAAACAATGCGAATTATTGCAAACATTTGAGATGAGTCGTAGTAGTTACAACTACCACCGTAAGCATGCAAACAAGGCAGATCCTGAGCGAGACAGGTTAAAATCCAAGGTTATTGCGTTACATGAAGCGAGCCGCAGTTCAGCGGGGAGTCGTACCCTTTCTGCTCAATTAAAACAGCAAGGTGAATCTGTTGGACGCTTCAAAACACGGAGTTTAATGCAAGAAGCGGAGCTGACAAGTAAACAGCCAGGCGCACATCGTTACAAGGTGGCTGAAAAGCCATCAAACATAGCGGATAACCACTTAAACCGTGAATTTTCTACCGAACTGGCTAATCAAGTTTGGTGTGGTGATGTCACCTATATTTGGTCGGGTACAGGCTGGATATATTTAGCATTGGTGATTGATTTAAATGCGCGCCGTATCGTGGGGTGGGCTTGCTCAACTAGTCCTGACTCAGTATTGACTACACGAGCGTTAAAATTAGCTTATGCGGCTAGAGGAGAGCCCAAGAACTTGATGTTTCATTCTGATCAGGGGTGCCATTACACCAGTAAGGTATTCCAGCAGCAATTGTCGGAATATGAGATCAAGCAAAGCATGAGTCGGCGTGGTAACTGTTGGGATAATGCACCTATGGAGCGTTGTTTTAGAAGCTTTAAATCTGAATGGATGCCTAAGACTTTTTATTCATCTTATGAACAGGCAGAGAAAGATATTATGCAATACATCAAGTATTACAATAGTTTCCGTGTACATAGTTATAACAATTATTTAACCCCAATCCAAGCGGAGAAAGAAGCCGCTTAA
- a CDS encoding adenosine deaminase, which translates to MSEIRDFIKKLPKAELHIHIEGSLEPELMFKLSKKNAIEIPFKSVEEIRLAYKFNNLQSFLDIYYAGAAVLITEEDFYDLTWAYLERCKENNVLHTEVFYDPQTHTNRGIDFDIVINGIHRALVDGKNKLGISSKLIMCFLRHLDEADAFTTLEQASSHLDKIVAVGLDSSEIGHPPSKFERVFEKAQSMGLLTVAHAGEEGPPAYIWEALDLLKVSRIDHGVRALEDEALVTKLITEKIPLTICPLSNIKLCVFKKMSEHNYRKLLKKGLVVTINSDDPAYFGGYINQNYIETAEALSLSKEELALSAKNSFIASFISDEQKKIYCDLVDKTL; encoded by the coding sequence ATGTCAGAGATAAGAGATTTTATTAAAAAACTGCCGAAAGCTGAATTACATATTCATATTGAAGGCTCTCTTGAGCCGGAATTAATGTTTAAATTAAGCAAAAAGAACGCTATAGAAATCCCCTTTAAATCAGTAGAGGAAATTCGATTGGCTTATAAATTTAATAACTTACAAAGCTTCCTAGATATCTACTATGCTGGTGCAGCTGTACTAATAACAGAGGAAGATTTTTATGATCTGACTTGGGCATACCTTGAACGATGTAAAGAGAATAATGTTCTTCATACAGAAGTTTTTTATGATCCCCAAACGCACACCAATAGAGGTATTGATTTTGATATCGTTATCAATGGTATTCATCGCGCTCTTGTAGATGGGAAAAATAAGCTTGGAATATCATCAAAACTTATTATGTGTTTTTTAAGGCATCTTGATGAGGCGGATGCTTTTACAACACTTGAGCAGGCCAGTTCTCATTTAGACAAAATTGTAGCAGTTGGGTTGGATTCATCGGAAATTGGTCATCCACCTTCTAAATTTGAAAGAGTTTTTGAAAAGGCACAATCAATGGGGCTACTGACTGTTGCTCATGCCGGAGAAGAAGGGCCGCCTGCCTATATATGGGAAGCGTTAGATTTATTAAAAGTCTCACGTATAGATCATGGAGTGCGTGCACTAGAAGATGAAGCACTGGTTACAAAATTAATTACCGAGAAAATACCTCTTACCATTTGTCCATTGTCGAATATTAAATTGTGTGTTTTTAAAAAGATGTCAGAGCACAATTACCGAAAACTGTTGAAAAAAGGACTTGTTGTTACTATTAATAGCGATGATCCAGCCTATTTTGGTGGATATATAAATCAAAACTATATAGAAACGGCTGAAGCCTTGAGCTTAAGTAAAGAAGAACTGGCATTAAGTGCTAAAAATTCCTTTATCGCTAGTTTTATTAGTGATGAGCAGAAAAAAATTTATTGTGATTTAGTCGATAAGACACTTTAA
- a CDS encoding nuclease-related domain-containing protein, producing MNMTSIFEQLFAAYWWLIPALLAISFLKTSFMKGVIGELQVNLAAKFLLDKSKYTLFKNVTLPTEDGTTQIDHVIVSRDGVFVIETKNMKGWIFGSENQKTWTQKIYRHTSKFQNPLHQNYKHTQTLQAALNIEPSTIFSIVVFVGDSTFKTVMPDNVVYAGGYIRYIKNKTQSVFTESEVKDICAQISTGRLKPSLKTHRDHVKHVKTLVAEKQRPIEVKPVLKNAANTCPKCGEAMVLRTAKRGDNQGKQFWGCSGYPKCREVRPAL from the coding sequence ATGAATATGACATCTATCTTTGAACAACTTTTTGCTGCCTATTGGTGGCTAATCCCTGCCCTTCTCGCTATTAGTTTTCTAAAGACATCTTTTATGAAAGGCGTTATTGGAGAGCTGCAGGTAAATTTAGCAGCTAAGTTTCTACTCGATAAGAGTAAGTACACTTTATTTAAAAATGTCACACTTCCAACTGAAGACGGAACTACCCAAATAGACCATGTAATTGTTTCCAGGGATGGTGTTTTCGTTATTGAAACCAAGAATATGAAAGGCTGGATCTTTGGCAGTGAAAATCAAAAAACATGGACTCAGAAGATTTACCGCCATACTTCTAAATTCCAGAACCCACTACATCAAAATTATAAGCATACTCAAACATTGCAAGCTGCTCTAAACATTGAGCCAAGCACGATATTTTCCATTGTCGTTTTTGTTGGCGACAGCACCTTTAAAACGGTTATGCCGGATAATGTCGTTTATGCTGGTGGCTATATTCGATACATCAAAAACAAAACTCAATCGGTATTCACTGAATCTGAAGTTAAGGATATTTGTGCCCAAATATCTACTGGTAGATTAAAGCCATCACTTAAAACTCATAGAGATCATGTTAAGCATGTCAAAACGTTAGTTGCTGAAAAGCAACGTCCAATAGAAGTTAAGCCCGTACTAAAAAACGCTGCGAATACTTGTCCTAAATGTGGAGAAGCAATGGTATTGAGAACTGCTAAGCGTGGTGATAATCAGGGGAAGCAGTTTTGGGGATGTAGTGGGTATCCGAAGTGTAGAGAAGTAAGGCCAGCTTTATGA
- a CDS encoding cold shock domain-containing protein, whose product METKKGKLIRWIDAKGFGFITPENGKSDIFIHITAFKGMGRKPVIGDIIHYEIGTDTNGKTRAVNARIEGVRQILTLEPIKYKREKQIPTRTKPRAYRKTAKPKNNFNFLPAVIFVGIAVFIYNKVSQEPSVTHPGATLRVQPIRQIERFQCQGKVWCTEMDSYEEAVFYLGHCPGTKMDGDGDGIPCERQF is encoded by the coding sequence ATGGAAACTAAGAAAGGAAAATTAATACGCTGGATTGATGCTAAAGGATTTGGCTTTATAACCCCGGAAAATGGCAAAAGTGATATTTTTATCCATATTACAGCATTTAAGGGCATGGGACGTAAGCCAGTTATTGGCGATATTATTCATTATGAAATAGGGACTGATACTAACGGTAAAACCCGTGCAGTTAATGCCAGGATTGAAGGCGTTAGGCAAATACTTACTTTAGAGCCTATAAAATATAAACGCGAGAAACAAATCCCAACTCGTACTAAGCCAAGAGCATATAGAAAAACGGCAAAACCAAAGAATAACTTTAATTTTTTACCCGCTGTTATTTTCGTTGGCATAGCTGTTTTTATTTATAACAAAGTTTCACAAGAACCTTCAGTAACTCACCCTGGTGCTACACTGAGAGTTCAGCCAATAAGACAAATAGAAAGATTCCAATGCCAAGGTAAAGTTTGGTGTACAGAAATGGACTCTTATGAAGAAGCTGTATTTTATCTTGGTCATTGTCCTGGCACTAAAATGGATGGCGATGGTGACGGTATTCCCTGCGAGCGACAATTTTAA